GTCACCGTGACGGCCGCCCTCGGACCCGATACCCGGATCACGGCTATTGTGGCCCGCCGCCTCGCCGAATGCGGTCTCCGCGACGGGGACAGGGTGATTCTCGCCGCAGCCGGGTCCAGCGACGCGAACGCCGTGGCGGATTGCCACGCCGCGGGTGCGCAGCTCTCGGCGCTGCTGGATCGTGCGGTCACGGTCGCCTTCATCACCGCTGCGGAACCCCGCCTGCCGGAGGCTGTCGCCGATTCCCGCTCCGAATTTCCCGGGGCGCGTGTGGTTGTCGCCAACTACCTCCTCGCCCCGGGCACCTTCGCGGCCATGGCCCGGAGGGCGGGCGCCGACATCGTCAGCGAGCCCCTCCTCGTCGACGGTGAGGAACCTCCCGTCACTCTCGTGGACGTCGTGCTCGACCGCTACACCAGCGCCGCCGCCGAGTGACCCCACCACCCGCGGGGAGCGGGTGGTGTGAAACCACGGTACGCGCCGACCGTCGTTGCGCTAGCCGGGGTAGGGGGCGTTGGGACGCGCGTAGTAGACCCACGCCAACACCGTGCAGAAGACGCAGAACACGGCGCAACCGATGAAGAACGCGGTGGGACTGATCGCCGTGAGCGCGATGCCCACGATGAACGGACCGAACGCCGCGATCGCCGAGGTCCAGGCGATGGCGCCGCCAGCCTGACGCTTGGGGAAGATCATCGGCATCTGCTTGAAGGTGCCACCGTTGGCCAGGCCGGCGAAGAAGAAGATGATCAGCATGCCGGTGAGGAAGCCCCAGAACTCACCGACAGTGGACGGGGTGAGGAAGAAGGACGTGAGGATGGTGCCCACCACCATGCCGGCGCCGCCGACGAAGGTGAAGATCGCCCCACCGAACTTGTCGCAGAACGGGCCGCACGCGGCGCGCACGGCGGCGCCCACCACGGGGCCAATGA
This is a stretch of genomic DNA from Cryobacterium soli. It encodes these proteins:
- a CDS encoding sirohydrochlorin chelatase; translated protein: MRVAPLLLLASHGSRDPVAQRAVLQLVAAATRGLAAARPETPVVGGFVDVQQPDVPQCLAEAEPGRDTVLVPLLISAGYHVRFDLANAVADAAPRRVTVTAALGPDTRITAIVARRLAECGLRDGDRVILAAAGSSDANAVADCHAAGAQLSALLDRAVTVAFITAAEPRLPEAVADSRSEFPGARVVVANYLLAPGTFAAMARRAGADIVSEPLLVDGEEPPVTLVDVVLDRYTSAAAE